The following are encoded together in the Manduca sexta isolate Smith_Timp_Sample1 chromosome 22, JHU_Msex_v1.0, whole genome shotgun sequence genome:
- the LOC115448636 gene encoding proton-coupled amino acid transporter-like protein pathetic, which produces MGQDEKKGTIVLDNFNSTANLASNPGFQSTLSLGSKEVINEKAYDPFEHRKVAHPNSSIGSLVHLLKSSLGSGILAMPAAFKNAGLVAGALGTIVVGFICTHCVYVLVKTSQEVCVEAKKPSMGFAETCGAALQFGPKKLRPWANFAKTFVDYAMTATYLAALCVYIVFIAENFKEVLDVYMPEYQLPVEAYCALTLVPLVLICQIRNLKYLVPFSAVANVFLVICFGITMYYIFNDLPNPKEREMVASVTQWPLFISTVIFAMEGIGVVMPVENEMAKPQQFLGCPGVLNIAMTIVISLYGIVGFFGYIKYGDDVRGSVTLNLPADDFLSQSAKILMALAILFTYSLQFYVPMEMIWRQLHNKISVRYHNISQISIRTAAVVGSVAIAAAFPDLELFINLSGAIFLSSLGLLTPAVIDTIHKWDRGLGRFNWILWKNIFIALISLTALFSGSFTSIKSMLHKFGNTHLEAALNRTSMFNETMAV; this is translated from the exons ATGGGACAGGACGAGAAAAAGGGGACTATTGTCTTGGACAATTTCAATTCGAC TGCAAATTTAGCATCAAACCCCGGATTTCAATCAACACTGAGTCTCGGCTCAAAGGAAGTTATCAATGAGAAGGCTTACGACCCCTTTGAACATAGGAAAGTGGCGCATCCAAATTC AAGTATAGGGTCATTAGTCCATCTGCTAAAGTCTTCGCTCGGTTCTGGGATCCTGGCAATGCCTGCGGCCTTCAAGAATGCAGGTCTTGTTGCCGGAGCCTTAGGAACTATCGTCGTAGGATTCATTTGCACACATTGCGTTTACGTTTTG GTGAAAACCTCACAGGAAGTCTGCGTCGAGGCAAAAAAACCGTCAATGGGTTTCGCTGAAACTTGCGGCGCTGCACTCCAATTTGGTCCTAAGAAATTACGACCGTGGGCTAACTTTGCAAA aACGTTTGTGGACTACGCGATGACAGCCACTTACTTAGCAGCACTATGtgtatacattgtttttattgctgaaAATTTCAAAGAG GTACTTGACGTCTACATGCCAGAATATCAACTGCCGGTGGAGGCGTACTGCGCCCTGACTCTAGTGCCGTTGGTCTTGATCTGTCAGATACGGAATCTAAAATACCTGGTGCCTTTCTCTGCTGTTGCCAACGTGTTCCTGGTCATCTGCTTCGGTATCACGATGTACTACATCTTCAATGATCTACCGAACCCTAAGGAAAGAGAGATGGTTGCCAGTGTAACGCAATGGCCTCTGTTTATCAG CACGGTTATCTTCGCAATGGAAGGCATCGGCGTGGTGATGCCGGTAGAGAACGAGATGGCCAAGCCGCAGCAGTTCCTCGGCTGTCCAGGAGTCCTCAACATTGCCATGACCATCGTCATATCCTTATACGGCATTGTTGGGTTTTTCGGATATATCAAATACGGCGACGACGTTCGTGGCAGCGTCACTCTCAATCTACCAGCTGATGATTT CTTGTCACAAAGCGCCAAGATCTTGATGGCACTGGCCATCCTCTTCACGTATAGTCTGCAGTTCTACGTTCCCATGGAGATGATCTGGCGTCAACTCCACAACAAGATCTCGGTGCGATACCACAACATATCTCAAATCAGCATCAGAACAGCTGCTGTTGTTGGTTcag TTGCCATCGCAGCCGCATTCCCAGATCTGGAATTGTTTATCAACTTATCCGGGGCCATCTTCCTTTCAAGTCTCGGTCTCCTGACTCCAGCTGTCATTGACACCATTCACAAATGGGACAGAGGCCTCGGCCGCTTCAACTGGATCCTCTGGAAGAATATATTCATTGCTCTCATCTCTCTCACTGCTTTATTTTCAGGCTCTTTTACTTCCATTAAGAGCATGCTACACAAATTTGGTAATACACATTTAGAAGCGGCTTTGAATAGAACAAGCATGTTTAATGAAACGATGGCTGTTTGA